From the Theileria equi strain WA chromosome 4 map unlocalized gcontig_1105316255041, whole genome shotgun sequence genome, one window contains:
- a CDS encoding DEAD box ATP-dependent RNA helicase family member protein (encoded by transcript BEWA_050740A), with protein sequence MSNEIFSKLCRGTNFRGGPSSKLVLYKSQKTGDSQPEAEPDVTFDDRSRVSTLDGELFTDYEEIERFEDICQDSVDKDALKEILEALRSRLKIKLCTPIQKHVLPIALKGEDVVAVAPTGSGKTLSYLIPILLNVKVRPCSPLTHSLQNDNSIKALVITPTVELVQQVKRECIFLTGEDGIKVSALEKSQESFDAPLAISTPKTLLTLLEKFEDMLKECKYLVLDEVDKLLEDGYVDHIDKILEALRTKNVDAHVQKMIFSSTLQQSVLSLVSTFMPNAIHVTIGSENCACTNVSQELVCVTNDKGKLMTLRQLILEGKLIPPVLVFLQTIERVNELYNELKGENVRVQKFTSELTVSKRAQIIEKFRTGEIWILLCTDILARGVDFKGIDSVVNFDLPLTPQVYINRVGRAGRGLKKGRSITFFTLRDLKIMKHIVQIMKISGAQVPDYLQDIQENGKVTEKRPPNRGNISKR encoded by the exons ATGTCAAACGAGATCTTCAGCAAGCTGTGCAGAGGCACAAACTTCAGGGGAGGTCCGTCCTCCAAACTCGTGCTCTACAAATCGCAAAAGACGGGGGACTCGCAGCCAGAGGCGGAGCCAGACGTCACCTTTGATGATCGGTCGAGGGTTTCCACCCTGGACGGCGAGTTATTTACCGACTACGAGGAGATTGAGCGTTTTGAGGACATTTGCCAGGATTCCGTGGACAAAGACGCTCTAAAGGAGATTTTAGAGGCTCTAAGGTCTAGACTAAAGATCAAGCTCTGCACTCCTATCCAGAAACAC GTTCTTCCTATTGCCCTAAAGGGCGAAGACGTCGTTGCTGTGGCTCCCACTGGCTCCGGGAAGACGTTGTCTTACCTCATTCCCATCCTTCTCAACGTCAAGGTTCGTCCCTGCTCCCCTCTCACCCATTCCTTACAGAATGATAACTCGATAAAGGCTCTGGTTATAACACCGACTGTGGAACTCGTACAGCAGGTTAAACGGGAATGCATATTTTTGACAG GAGAGGATGGAATTAAGGTCTCTGCACTCGAAAAGAGCCAAGAATCATTTGATGCTCCTCTGGCAATCTCGACACCAAAGACGCTGCTAACGCTCCTGGAAAAGTTTGAG GACATGCTAAAGGAATGCAAGTATCTCGTCCTTGACGAGGTGGACAAGTTGCTAGAGGATGGCTACGTTGACCATATTGATAAGATCCTCGAGGCTTTAAGGACCAAGAATGTAGATGCTCATGTACAAAAGATGATTTTCAGCTCTACACTGCAGCAAAGTGTGCTCAGCCTAGTCTCTACATTCATGCCAAACGCAATTCATGTCACCATTGGGTCCGAAAATTGCGCGTGCACAAACGTTAGCCAGGAGTTAGTCTGTGTGACAAATGACAAGGGCAAGTTAATGACGCTCCGACAGCTTATTCTGGAGGGAAAATTGATACCACCCGTGCTAGTCTTTTTGCAAACAATCGAAAGGGTAAACGAGCTCTACAACGAACTTAAAGGTGAAAATGTTCGCGTGCAAAAATTTACTTCGGAGCTCACAGTTTCCAAAAGGGCGCAAATTATAGAAAAGTTTAGAACTGGAGAG ATTTGGATCCTGCTATGCACAGATATTTTAGCCCGTGGAGTTGACTTTAAGGGGATAGACTCCGTAGTCAATTTCGACCTGCCACTAACTCCGCAAGTCTACATCAACAGGGTTGGAAGAGCGGGCAGAGGCCTCAAAAAAGGCAGGAGCATAACATTCTTCACACTCAGAGATTTGAAAATCATGAAACATATAGTACaaattatgaaaatttCTGGCGCACAGGTGCCAGATTATTTACAAGACATACAAGAAAACG GTAAAGTAACAGAAAAGAGGCCTCCGAATAGAGGAAATATTTCAAAGAGGTAA
- a CDS encoding inosine-5'-monophosphate dehydrogenase, putative (encoded by transcript BEWA_050750A) produces MADGYTVAQLFDSTTEAYTYDDIIILPGYISGPKSEINLTSNLTKNIKLRIPIVSSPMDTVTESKMATAMALLGGIGIIHNNLPLERAIEEIRAVKRFENGFVMKPHCLKPTDTVADWIEIRDRLGYHSVPITVDGHSGSKLLGIVTNTDIYFVESKDTPMSEVMTTDMIVGDKSLTLEGANGLLFKSKRGILPIVNDAYELVSMVTRSDYYKNKLYPDASKDENSQLMVGAAISTMPGALERAAKLLEAKADLLVIDSSQGNSIYQIDLLKQLKSAYPNVEVVAGNVVTGSQAKNLLNAGADALKVGMGSGSICTTQNVCGVGRSQATAVYYVSRYAMEYGNGVPIIADGGIKHSGDIMKALSLGASTIMGGNILAGTKEAPGDYYVNNGLRMKSYRGMGSLDAVLYSKKILGGEGSISRYNMDSNNVVSQGVSGLLTDKGSVNNIVPALVEGVKHGMQNCGYKTIPELHRALYSGELRVEHRSTNSLIEGNVSKTISNIK; encoded by the exons ATGGCAGATGGTTACACAGTCGCTCAGCTGTTTGACTCCACGACGGAGGCTTACACCTACGATGACattatcatccttccag GATACATTAGTGGACCCAAGAGCGAGATAAATCTGACGTCAAATTTGACAAAAAACATCAAATTGAGGATTCCGATTGTATCTTCGCCTATGGATACAGTCACGGAGTCAAAGATGGCCACTGCAATGGCACTTTTAGG AGGAATCGGCATCATCCACAACAACTTGCCACTGGAAAGAGCAATCGAGGAGATCCGGGCTGTGAAACGCTTCGAGAACGGATTTGTGATGAAACCGCACTGCCTAAAACCTACTGATACCGTTGCTGACTGGATAGAAATTCGAGATAGGCTGGGCTACCACTCTGTGCCCATCACAGTCGATGGGCATAGCGGCTCAAAACTCTTGGGAATTGTCACTAACACAGACATTTACTTTGTGGAATCCAAGGACACACCCATGAGCGAAGTGATGACGACTGATATGATTGTTGGAGACAAGTCGCTGACCCTGGAGGGTGCAAACGGGTTGCTCTTTAAGAGCAAGAGAGGAATCCTTCCCATAGTCAACGACGCCTACGAACTCGTCTCTATGGTTACAAGATCCGATTACTACAAGAATAAGCTTTATCCGGACGCTTCAAAGGACGAGAATAGCCAACTTATGGTAGGGGCTGCCATTTCCACAAT GCCAGGAGCGCTTGAAAGAGCAGCCAAACTCTTGGAGGCGAAGGCAGATCTTTTGGTTATTGACTCTAGCCAGGGAAATAGCATTTACCAAATCGACCTTTTGAAGCAACTAAAAAGCGCCTATCCAAACGTTGAG GTTGTCGCCGGAAATGTTGTTACTGGAAGCCAGGCAAAGAATCTGCTGAATGCAGGTGCTGATGCGCTAAAGGTTGGTATGGGCTCTGGTTCGATTTGTACCACTCAAAACGTCTGCGGTGTTGGAAGATCCCAGGCTACTGCCGTTTACTATGTCTCCAGATATGCTATGGAGTATGGAAATGGAGTTCCGATTATTGCAGATGGTGGTATCAAGCACTCTGGCGATATCATGAAG GCTCTGTCTCTGGGTGCATCGACAATTATGGGTGGCAACATTCTTGCGGGTACAAAAGAGGCTCCTGGAGACTATTATGTCAACAACGGTCTGCGTATGAAGAGCTACAGGGGTATGGGAAGTCTGGACGCTGTTTTGTATTCCAAAAAGATCCTTGGAGGAGAAGGTTCAATCTCCCGTTACAATATGGATAGTAACAACGTTGTTTCTCAGGGAGTTTCCGGTCTCTTGACTGACAAGGGCTCTGTGAATAACATTGTCCCTGCGCTTGTTGAAGGTGTGAAGCATGGAATGCAGAATTGTGGCTACAAGACGATTCCGGAACTTCATAGAGCACTTTACTCAGGGGAACTTCGCGTGGAGCACAGATCAACGAATTCACTAATTGAAGGCAACGTTTCAAAGACAATttcaaatataaaataa
- a CDS encoding conserved hypothetical protein (encoded by transcript BEWA_050760A), producing the protein MNILVLFYIVFLSRLCSSADSRDGGNNGSTGTLVSKLDGSKYNVSASNSNGVPVLQCKPRSGVLANELKYGGETIWDGKGKVQVLLALIYFKGDKPEVVTLQCKENDKNPTLFLHKDGSKWVDCKEEHERKLKGLQNAAKSEESDEEEDATNDGQDDVPAYTAEEIEEFKKHLIKLASKVDKTVVKVDGVTEDNLFALKLTPKDEKAVTKVKYDDKEVWSGGGLFSKSNLVEAIIYFYKEIPALVNIKVVKGGKESTVYRYYDARGFWCDSEEEQFNNFLEGTKKQVEKLKAKEAEKAAKQEPNTLDIANPDSQPSNEQEDVKDVSKSSAKPTPEEPKKEQDEEDEVKEEEAEEPDQPSQEQPPAKPVTLSERAKKVDAKLFDVRESSSNGVFYLTCTPKDKKNPTKLVYGSETIWSGNKSVLFLSALIYFKGDQPYIVTLSKKENGKEDILFLHYDGKKWVENKTIHATKLNELRDASKPEDVPEAAKKKQDVTPSQKAPVQTNTQPAEHTTKGNANKEQDGKQVQAKEQTTVQPQNPLETTEQESIKSELTSPFLDKVDTSLFDIEEAEEDTVKVLKLKEKDGVKATEVNYDGQRILSGWKLGSCPSALLYMDQDRPTLAVVDFQCNGNVTKVYRYHDGKQWKDGNESNHKKKLELLKEKYKPNEEASIEALLDLPEHIPEHPQEFEDEDEDPSFNDDDDWDGPLSQEQEEDDDPDLEPEPERRPRKSRNSTRRESNAYKSRGSSEKLPEDEDSELNDGFWDTPDDYSERQGDTQDEPDGLVIEDEEDGEEEAEDDEVEDIGEEEEDEKEEVEEPENSSGSPLADVLNTSMKTIM; encoded by the coding sequence ATGAATATCCTAGTGCTGTTCTATATCGTATTCCTGTCTAGACTTTGTAGCTCGGCGGATTCTCGAGATGGCGGAAATAACGGATCGACCGGGACTTTAGTATCCAAACTTGACGGTTCTAAGTACAATGTATCGGCATCCAATAGTAATGGTGTTCCTGTTTTACAATGTAAACCAAGGTCTGGCGTTCTAGCTAATGAACTCAAGTACGGAGGTGAGACTATATGGGATGGAAAGGGCAAAGTACAAGTTTTACTGGCCCTAATAtactttaaaggagataaaCCAGAAGTAGTAACATTGCAGTGTAAGGAAAATGACAAGAATCCAACGCTCTTCCTTCACAAGGATGGTAGCAAGTGGGTAGATTGTAAGGAAGAACATGAAAGGAAACTCAAGGGACTGCAGAATGCTGCGAAatctgaagaatctgatgaagaggaggaCGCTACTAACGATGGACAAGACGATGTGCCAGCGTATACAGCTGAGGAGATAGAGGAATTCAAAAAGCATTTGATTAAGCTTGCTTCAAAAGTCGATAAGACTGTAGTCAAGGTAGATGGTGTAACGGAAGATAACCTCTTTGCTCTAAAACTTACTcctaaagatgaaaaagcAGTAACTAAAGTAAAGTATGATGATAAGGAGGTATGGTCCGGCGGTGGGCTCTTTAGTAAATCAAATTTAGTGGAGGCtataatatatttttataagGAGATTCCAGCATTAGTTAATATTAAGGTAGTCAAAGGAGGTAAAGAATCCACGGTTTATAGATACTATGACGCTCGTGGGTTTTGGTGTGATTCCGAAGAGGAGCAATTCAACAACTTCTTGGAGGGTACTAAAAAACAGGTAGAGAAGCTTAAAGCTAAAGAAGCTGAGAAAGCTGCTAAACAGGAACCTAATACTCTTGATATTGCCAATCCAGATTCTCAACCTTCgaatgaacaagaggaTGTTAAGGACGTTAGTAAATCATCAGCCAAACCTACTCCAGAAGAGCCCAAGAAAGAGCAAgacgaagaagatgaagttaaagaggaagaggcTGAAGAACCAGATCAACCTTCACAAGAACAGCCACCAGCTAAGCCTGTAACTCTGAGTGAACGTGCCAAAAAGGTTGATGCAAAGTTGTTTGATGTGAGAGAATCTAGCTCTAATGGCGTATTCTATTTGACCTGTACACCAAAGGATAAGAAGAATCCTACAAAGCTTGTTTATGGAAGTGAGACCATATGGAGCGGAAACAAAAGCGTACTGTTCTTATCGGCTTTAATctattttaaaggagatcAACCATATATTGTAACATTGAGCaagaaagaaaatggaaaggaagatattcttttcctccattatGACGGTAAAAAGTGGGTAGAGAATAAGACTATACATGCAACAAAGCTCAATGAACTGAGAGATGCCTCTAAACCGGAAGATGTTCCAGAAGCAGCCAAGAAGAAACAGGATGTTACACCTTCTCAGAAAGCTCCAGTACAGACAAATACACAGCCAGCTGAGCATACCACCAAGGGTAATGCCAATAAAGAGCAAGATGGTAAGCAAGTTCAAGCGAAAGAGCAGACTACTGTTCAGCCACAAAATCCTCTTGAAACTACTGAACAAGAATCTATTAAATCTGAACTTACAAGTCCCTTCCTGGACAAGGTAGACACATCCCTATTTGATATCGAGGAGGCAGAGGAAGATACTGTCAAGGTTCTAAAGCtaaaggaaaaggatggTGTTAAGGCCACTGAGGTAAACTACGATGGGCAAAGGATATTGtctggatggaaacttgGTTCTTGCCCGTCAGCACTACTCTACATGGACCAAGATAGACCCACTCTCGCAGTCGTTGATTTCCAGTGTAACGGTAATGTTACAAAGGTTTACAGATATCATGATGGTAAGCAGTGGaaagatggtaatgagAGCAATCACAAGAAGAAATTAGAGCTATTGAAAGAGAAGTATAAACCTAATGAGGAAGCCTCTATAGAAGCTCTTCTGGACCTGCCAGAGCATATTCCAGAACATCCTCAAGAGtttgaagatgaggatgaagacCCATCATTTAATGACGATGACGACTGGGATGGACCTTTATCTCAAGaacaggaagaagatgatgatcCAGACTTAGAACCAGAACCAGAGAGACGTCCTCGAAAAAGCAGAAACTCGACACGAAGGGAATCTAACGCATACAAATCCCGAGGTTCTAGTGAGAAATtaccagaggatgaagacTCAGAACTTAATGACGGCTTCTGGGATACTCCTGACGACTACTCTGAAAGGCAAGGTGATACCCAAGACGAACCAGATGGACTTGTAattgaagatgaagaggatgGGGAAGAAGAAGCTGAGGATGACGAAGTAGAAGATATAGgggaggaag